The Saccharopolyspora gloriosae genome has a segment encoding these proteins:
- a CDS encoding L-serine ammonia-lyase produces the protein MTLSVFDLFKVGIGPSSSHTVGPMRAAYLFVDRLRRSGELPYVAGVRCELFGSLGATGHGHGSVKAVVLGLAGEQPHLVDPVAAEPEVRTVREENRISLGGEQKIAFSVNDDIVLHRTGRLDFHSNGMVFEAFDDDGTRIDRCEYYSVGGGFVLDQDEAGRPVLVEDETPVPYPFRTGRDLLAHAFGTGLRISDIMLANELSWRTEQEIRDGLLHIWSVMRQCVEQGSRTGGTLPGGLKVRRRANEFRERLEATDDEQDALHAMEWVTLYALAVNEENAAGGRVVTAPTNGAAGIVPAVLHYGERFLPSFSEDAVVRFLLTAGAIGVLFKENASISGAEVGCQGEVGSACSMAAAGLAEIIGGTPEQVENAAEIGIEHNLGLTCDPVGGLVQIPCIERNAVASIKAITAARMAVRGDGKHHVSLDKAIKTMRETGADMKDKYKETARGGLALNVVEC, from the coding sequence GTGACCCTCTCCGTCTTCGATCTGTTCAAAGTGGGCATCGGCCCGTCCAGTTCGCACACGGTCGGGCCGATGCGGGCGGCGTACCTGTTCGTCGACCGGCTCCGCCGCTCGGGCGAACTGCCCTACGTCGCGGGGGTGCGCTGCGAGCTGTTCGGGTCGCTAGGGGCCACCGGGCACGGCCACGGCAGCGTCAAGGCCGTGGTCCTCGGTCTGGCGGGCGAACAACCGCACCTGGTCGATCCCGTCGCCGCCGAGCCGGAGGTGCGCACGGTGCGGGAGGAGAACCGCATCAGCCTCGGCGGCGAGCAGAAGATCGCGTTCTCCGTCAACGACGACATCGTGCTGCACCGCACCGGACGGCTCGACTTCCACAGCAACGGCATGGTCTTCGAGGCCTTCGACGACGACGGCACCCGGATCGATCGATGCGAGTACTACTCCGTCGGCGGTGGCTTCGTCCTCGACCAGGACGAAGCGGGACGGCCGGTGCTGGTCGAAGACGAGACCCCGGTGCCCTACCCGTTCCGCACCGGGCGGGATCTGCTCGCGCACGCGTTCGGCACCGGCCTGAGGATCAGCGACATCATGCTGGCCAACGAACTCTCCTGGCGCACCGAGCAGGAGATCCGGGACGGGCTGCTGCACATCTGGTCGGTGATGCGCCAGTGCGTCGAGCAGGGTTCCCGCACCGGCGGCACGCTGCCCGGCGGGCTCAAGGTCCGGCGCCGGGCCAACGAGTTCCGCGAACGTCTGGAGGCCACCGACGACGAGCAGGACGCACTGCACGCGATGGAGTGGGTCACCCTCTACGCCCTCGCCGTCAACGAGGAGAACGCCGCGGGCGGACGGGTGGTGACCGCGCCGACCAACGGCGCCGCCGGAATCGTGCCCGCCGTCCTGCACTACGGCGAGCGGTTCCTGCCGTCGTTCTCCGAGGACGCGGTGGTGCGGTTCCTGCTGACCGCGGGCGCCATCGGGGTCCTGTTCAAGGAGAACGCCTCCATCTCCGGAGCCGAGGTCGGCTGCCAAGGGGAGGTCGGCTCGGCGTGCTCGATGGCCGCCGCCGGGCTCGCCGAGATCATCGGCGGCACGCCGGAACAGGTGGAGAACGCGGCGGAGATCGGCATCGAGCACAACCTCGGCTTGACCTGCGATCCGGTCGGCGGCCTCGTGCAGATCCCTTGCATCGAGCGCAACGCGGTCGCCTCGATCAAGGCGATCACCGCGGCCCGGATGGCCGTTCGGGGCGACGGCAAGCACCACGTCTCGCTGGACAAAGCGATCAAGACGATGCGCGAGACGGGGGCGGACATGAAGGACAAGTACAAGGAGACCGCCCGCGGCGGCCTGGCTCTCAACGTCGTGGAATGCTGA
- the purU gene encoding formyltetrahydrofolate deformylase — protein MTRSFTLTLSCPNRSGIVHAVSSYLFQHGCDIGEHQQFDDPVRGRLFLRTHVTAGHDIDINEISRGFEPVAADFEMSFAFAPDRDARILVMVSKLGHCLNDLIYRWRAGSLSADIVAVVSNHEDLRPMAESAGLPFIHIPVTRESKPEAEARLLRVVEDYDAELVVLARYMQVLSDQTCKALHGRAINIHHSFLPGFKGAKPYHQAYGRGVKLVGATAHYVTPELDEGPIIEQEVIRIDHTHDPTALQTVGRDAEALALSRAVRWHCERRLLLNGHSTVVFQ, from the coding sequence GTGACCCGCTCGTTCACCCTCACCTTGAGCTGCCCGAACCGCAGCGGCATCGTGCACGCCGTCAGCTCGTACCTGTTCCAGCACGGCTGCGACATCGGCGAACACCAGCAGTTCGACGATCCGGTGCGCGGCAGGCTGTTCCTGCGCACCCATGTCACCGCCGGGCACGACATCGACATCAACGAGATCTCGCGCGGGTTCGAACCCGTCGCCGCGGACTTCGAGATGAGCTTCGCCTTCGCCCCCGACCGCGACGCGCGGATCCTGGTGATGGTCTCCAAACTCGGGCACTGCCTCAACGATCTGATCTACCGCTGGCGCGCGGGCAGCCTCAGCGCCGACATCGTCGCGGTGGTGTCCAACCACGAGGATCTGCGGCCCATGGCCGAATCCGCCGGCCTGCCGTTCATCCACATCCCGGTCACCCGCGAGAGCAAACCGGAAGCCGAAGCCCGGCTGCTGCGGGTGGTGGAGGACTACGACGCGGAGCTGGTCGTGCTCGCCCGCTACATGCAGGTCCTGTCCGACCAGACCTGCAAGGCGCTGCACGGCCGGGCGATCAACATCCACCACTCGTTCCTGCCGGGGTTCAAGGGAGCGAAGCCCTACCACCAGGCCTACGGGCGCGGCGTGAAGCTCGTCGGGGCGACGGCGCACTACGTCACCCCGGAGCTGGACGAAGGCCCGATCATCGAGCAGGAGGTGATCCGCATCGATCACACCCACGATCCCACGGCGTTGCAGACGGTCGGCCGCGACGCCGAGGCACTCGCGCTGTCCCGCGCCGTCCGCTGGCACTGCGAGCGCCGGCTGTTGCTCAACGGCCACAGCACCGTCGTTTTCCAGTAG
- a CDS encoding aromatic ring-hydroxylating dioxygenase subunit alpha — protein MTTGELSASVEEQGLPASLRETLAGHYYTDPEIFRAEQESIFEAGWFCSVLSADLARPGQYETVQIGRESVIVVRGRDGGIKAHLNVCRHRGARLCTEERGEVRRSFQCPYHAWTYALDGKLIAAPNLTAMPDVGRDDYGLHRVHVREWLGYVWLCLAEDPPSFEDTVINDVTDRLGTPDAIVGYQVADLKLGRRIEYDVRANWKQIVENFMECYHCATIHPELTEVLPEFADGLAAQYFVGHGAEFGENIRGFTVDGSEGVARLPGVNEEQDRRYYAITVRPQVFINLVPDHVVFHRMFPVSVDRTIVRCDWLYLPEVVDSGVDIDRSVELFHRVNQQDFDACERCQLAMDSRSYKNGGVLVPSEHHIEQFHDWVRARVG, from the coding sequence ATGACGACCGGTGAGCTCTCCGCATCCGTTGAGGAGCAAGGTCTCCCCGCGAGCCTGCGCGAAACACTCGCGGGCCACTACTACACCGACCCCGAGATCTTCCGCGCCGAACAGGAGTCGATCTTCGAGGCGGGCTGGTTCTGCTCGGTGCTCAGCGCAGACCTGGCCCGCCCCGGCCAGTACGAGACCGTTCAGATCGGCCGGGAGAGCGTCATCGTCGTGCGGGGCCGCGACGGCGGGATCAAGGCCCACCTCAACGTGTGCCGGCACCGCGGCGCCCGGCTGTGCACGGAGGAGCGGGGCGAGGTGCGGCGGTCGTTCCAATGTCCCTACCACGCCTGGACTTACGCGCTCGACGGCAAGCTGATCGCCGCGCCGAACCTCACCGCGATGCCGGACGTCGGCCGCGACGACTACGGCTTGCACCGGGTGCACGTCCGGGAATGGCTCGGCTACGTCTGGCTGTGCCTGGCCGAGGATCCGCCGTCGTTCGAGGACACCGTCATCAACGACGTCACCGACCGCCTGGGCACACCGGACGCGATCGTCGGCTATCAGGTCGCCGACCTCAAGCTCGGCAGGCGCATCGAGTACGACGTGCGGGCGAACTGGAAGCAGATCGTCGAGAACTTCATGGAGTGCTACCACTGCGCCACGATCCACCCGGAGCTGACCGAGGTGCTGCCGGAGTTCGCCGACGGTCTCGCGGCTCAGTACTTCGTCGGCCACGGCGCGGAATTCGGCGAGAACATCCGAGGTTTCACCGTCGACGGCTCCGAGGGCGTCGCGCGGCTGCCCGGCGTGAACGAGGAGCAGGACCGGCGCTACTACGCCATCACCGTGCGGCCGCAGGTCTTCATCAACCTGGTGCCCGATCACGTGGTGTTCCACCGCATGTTCCCGGTCTCCGTGGATCGGACCATCGTGCGGTGCGACTGGCTCTACCTGCCGGAGGTGGTGGACTCGGGCGTCGACATCGACCGCTCGGTGGAGCTGTTCCACCGGGTCAACCAGCAGGACTTCGACGCGTGCGAACGCTGCCAGCTGGCGATGGACTCCCGCTCCTACAAGAACGGCGGGGTGCTGGTCCCGAGTGAGCACCACATCGAACAGTTCCACGACTGGGTGCGAGCACGCGTCGGCTGA
- a CDS encoding MFS transporter → MTEKPRRRRRGLTPPVVQEERTVHRAVAATSIGNVAVWYDFGIYSYLAAAVLDRVFFPGGGQWATVYTLGAFAAAFLMRPLGGFVFGRLGDRIGRTKVLSATMLLMAVATVLLGLIPSHGSFGLAAPLLVLLIRMLQGFSVGGEYTGALTLIAEYAPDRRRGFFGSWLEFSTLAGYALGAGVCATVIAAVPADGLLSWGWRLPFMLALPLGLTGIYLRMRLEDTPAFRQLMERSPALSTMSARRALQIVVVHYRSAALVATGVIVAWNVTNYVMTNYVPAYLAATLPRNGAVGSSQAVAAAMQVAVMGVMLCVIVSVGRLSDRIGRKPVLMTGSLSLIFLGLPAVWLLREGLVGQLAGLLIMGLSLVCFAAVSPSTLPALFPTMIRYSSLAVIFNLAVSLFAGTAPTIIEAAVTATGNLDWPGFYLVGAGVIGVISTHFLKEQAGRPLDGAAPLTSSAELPPPPLSDEGVPLEQPRQ, encoded by the coding sequence ATGACCGAGAAGCCCAGGCGCCGCCGACGGGGGCTGACTCCGCCTGTCGTGCAAGAAGAACGCACCGTCCACCGGGCGGTCGCGGCGACCTCCATCGGGAATGTCGCCGTGTGGTACGACTTCGGCATCTACTCGTACCTGGCGGCCGCCGTGCTGGATCGGGTGTTCTTCCCCGGCGGCGGCCAATGGGCGACCGTCTACACGCTCGGCGCGTTCGCGGCCGCGTTCCTGATGCGCCCGCTCGGCGGCTTCGTGTTCGGGCGGCTCGGGGACCGGATCGGCCGCACCAAGGTGCTGTCGGCGACGATGCTGCTGATGGCGGTGGCGACCGTGCTGCTCGGGCTGATCCCGAGCCACGGGTCGTTCGGCTTGGCCGCTCCGCTGCTGGTGCTGCTCATCCGGATGCTGCAGGGTTTCTCCGTCGGCGGCGAATACACCGGTGCGCTGACCCTGATCGCCGAGTACGCCCCGGATCGGCGGCGCGGATTCTTCGGCAGCTGGCTCGAATTCAGCACCCTGGCCGGATACGCCCTGGGCGCGGGCGTGTGCGCGACGGTGATCGCGGCCGTGCCCGCCGACGGCCTGCTGTCGTGGGGCTGGCGGCTGCCGTTCATGCTGGCCCTGCCGCTCGGCTTGACCGGCATCTACCTGCGGATGCGGCTGGAGGACACCCCGGCGTTCCGGCAGCTGATGGAGCGTTCGCCTGCGCTGAGCACGATGTCCGCCCGCCGTGCGCTGCAGATCGTCGTGGTCCACTACCGCTCCGCCGCGCTGGTCGCGACCGGTGTGATCGTCGCTTGGAACGTCACGAACTACGTCATGACCAACTACGTTCCCGCCTACTTGGCCGCGACGCTCCCGCGCAACGGTGCGGTCGGCAGCAGCCAGGCGGTGGCGGCCGCGATGCAGGTCGCCGTCATGGGCGTGATGCTGTGCGTGATCGTGTCCGTCGGCCGCCTCAGCGACCGGATCGGGCGAAAACCCGTGCTCATGACGGGAAGTCTGTCGCTGATCTTCCTGGGCCTGCCCGCCGTGTGGTTGCTCCGCGAAGGGCTGGTGGGCCAGCTCGCCGGGCTGCTGATCATGGGCTTGTCGCTGGTGTGCTTCGCGGCGGTGTCACCGTCGACGCTGCCCGCGCTGTTCCCGACGATGATCCGGTACAGCAGCCTGGCGGTCATCTTCAACCTCGCGGTGTCCCTGTTCGCCGGAACCGCACCGACGATCATCGAGGCGGCCGTGACCGCCACCGGCAACCTCGACTGGCCCGGGTTCTACCTCGTCGGCGCGGGCGTCATCGGGGTCATCAGCACCCATTTCCTGAAGGAACAGGCCGGACGCCCGCTCGACGGCGCCGCTCCGTTGACCTCCAGCGCGGAACTCCCGCCACCGCCGTTGTCCGACGAGGGAGTCCCGTTGGAGCAACCCCGCCAGTAA
- a CDS encoding NAD(P)/FAD-dependent oxidoreductase, translating into MRHITIVGASLAGLTTARSLREHEFDGRILVIGDEKHAPYDRPPLSKEFLAGTSSEDDIDLTDPDDASLGIEWRLGRTAGALDTGERTVLLDDGERITTDAVVLATGARARTLPSSVPEGVHTLRTLDDARALRTELVPGARLVVIGAGFIGAEIASTAAGLGCEVDIVEAAAAPLERALGPDLGAVCGRLHGRNGVRMHLRTGLAELVGRPRVTAVRLDDGRELPADVVVVGIGAQPNVEWLADSGIPLHNGVLTDERGLTDVPAVAAVGDCANSHRSYTAASMRLEHWTNAAQQPAAAVAALLGREHTAPAHHAVPYFWSDQYGHKLQFAGHRTADCTIQVEEGDLDSGDFLALFVDGAGTPVGALGIDRPRSFGRWRRRLAGRL; encoded by the coding sequence ATGCGGCACATCACGATCGTCGGGGCGTCCCTCGCCGGCCTGACGACGGCCCGTTCGCTGCGAGAGCACGAATTCGACGGGCGAATCCTCGTCATCGGCGACGAGAAGCACGCCCCCTACGACCGCCCTCCCCTGTCGAAGGAGTTCCTGGCGGGCACCTCGTCCGAGGACGACATCGACCTGACCGACCCCGACGACGCCTCGCTCGGGATCGAGTGGCGGCTCGGCCGCACCGCCGGAGCCCTCGACACCGGCGAGCGCACCGTCCTGCTCGACGACGGGGAGCGCATCACCACCGACGCCGTCGTACTGGCCACCGGGGCGCGGGCGCGCACCCTCCCGTCGTCCGTCCCCGAGGGCGTGCACACCCTCCGCACGCTCGACGACGCGCGCGCACTGCGCACGGAACTCGTCCCCGGAGCACGGCTCGTCGTCATCGGAGCCGGGTTCATCGGAGCCGAAATCGCCTCGACCGCGGCCGGGCTCGGCTGTGAAGTGGACATCGTCGAAGCGGCGGCGGCTCCCCTGGAGCGGGCGCTCGGCCCTGACCTGGGCGCCGTGTGCGGCAGGCTGCACGGCCGCAACGGCGTCCGGATGCACCTGCGAACCGGACTCGCCGAGTTGGTGGGCCGACCGCGCGTGACGGCAGTGCGGCTCGACGACGGGCGGGAGCTGCCCGCCGACGTGGTGGTGGTCGGCATCGGCGCGCAGCCGAACGTGGAATGGCTCGCGGATTCGGGAATCCCGTTGCACAACGGCGTTCTCACCGATGAGCGGGGACTCACCGACGTACCGGCAGTCGCCGCGGTCGGGGACTGCGCCAACTCCCATCGGTCCTACACCGCCGCGTCCATGCGCCTGGAGCATTGGACGAACGCGGCGCAGCAACCCGCGGCGGCCGTCGCGGCGCTGCTCGGCCGGGAACACACCGCTCCCGCGCATCACGCCGTTCCCTACTTCTGGTCCGACCAGTACGGCCACAAGCTCCAGTTCGCGGGGCACCGCACGGCGGACTGCACGATCCAGGTCGAAGAAGGAGATCTCGACTCCGGCGACTTCCTCGCGCTGTTCGTCGACGGCGCGGGCACTCCGGTGGGAGCGCTCGGCATCGACCGGCCCCGTTCGTTCGGCCGATGGCGCCGCCGTCTCGCGGGGAGGCTCTGA
- a CDS encoding GntR family transcriptional regulator — protein MDAVTSEETAYTSMADKAYLAIRDRLIMLDIPPMTAIDDVALAASLDIGRTPVREALKRLEIDRLVVSYPRRGTFATAVDITDLAYISDLRVQLEPLAARRAAESADAATLGGLDELADALDRVDVRSLSRDELMRWDLHVHRAIYGAAGNPHLEDTLVRYDNLATRIFCLFLDRMVNFDSHVGEHTALLRAIGARDIVESERLAREHVLGFEKAIRAVV, from the coding sequence ATGGACGCTGTGACCAGCGAGGAAACGGCGTACACCTCGATGGCCGACAAGGCCTACCTGGCCATCCGAGACCGCCTGATCATGCTCGACATACCGCCGATGACGGCGATCGACGACGTCGCGCTCGCCGCGTCGCTGGACATCGGCCGGACTCCGGTGCGCGAGGCGCTGAAGCGACTGGAGATCGACCGGCTCGTGGTGTCCTACCCGCGGCGGGGCACCTTCGCCACAGCGGTCGACATCACCGATCTCGCCTACATCTCCGACCTCCGGGTGCAACTGGAGCCGCTGGCGGCGCGGCGGGCCGCCGAGTCCGCGGACGCGGCGACGCTGGGCGGTTTGGACGAGCTGGCCGACGCCCTGGACCGGGTCGACGTGCGCTCGCTCAGCCGGGACGAGTTGATGCGCTGGGACCTGCACGTGCACCGCGCCATCTACGGCGCGGCCGGAAATCCGCACCTGGAGGACACCCTGGTGCGCTACGACAATCTGGCGACCAGGATCTTCTGCCTGTTCCTGGACCGGATGGTGAACTTCGACAGCCACGTCGGCGAGCACACCGCGTTGCTGCGGGCGATCGGCGCCCGGGACATCGTCGAGTCCGAGCGGCTCGCCCGCGAGCACGTGCTCGGTTTCGAGAAGGCGATTCGGGCGGTGGTCTGA
- a CDS encoding arylsulfatase: protein MPHKGLSASRRRFLFWSGAAAAGAALGSSAAHASVSGRPNIVVVLADDLGYGELGSYGQRLISTPNLDALAAEGVRFTQAYAGAPVCAPSRCTLLTGLHTGHATVRQNPEDGPQGSLTDADTTFGNVLRDAGYRTAVIGKWGFGPEEPDQPSSPRRRGFDEFFGYVTHGHAHEYFPDQLWHNDERIPIPENRDGAARVFAPDLFAELATDFIAHHRDDPFLLFYTPNLPHAPQEVPSDEPYSDRPWPQGDRAHAAQITRLDGYVGRVMESLRHNGIAENTIVLFASDNGGHEEGRPTFDPERFRSNGALRGYKRNLYDGGIRVPLLAWAPGLLPGTVGRVSDQVCAFWDLLPTLADFGGARVPEGLDGISLRPAMSGTAPAVPRTLYFYRREPGVTERANAEDGGRLRHVAEAVRRDGWKAVRFAPGREHDVPDEQWQVELYDLDADMSERHDVAAQHPSVVRELVAEMHSAWVSPG, encoded by the coding sequence ATGCCGCACAAGGGTTTGTCCGCGAGTCGACGACGGTTCCTGTTCTGGTCGGGCGCCGCGGCGGCCGGTGCCGCACTCGGGAGTTCCGCCGCGCACGCGTCCGTTTCCGGGCGCCCGAACATCGTCGTCGTGCTCGCCGACGACCTGGGGTACGGCGAACTCGGTTCTTACGGACAGCGCCTCATCAGCACACCGAACCTGGACGCGCTGGCTGCGGAGGGCGTGCGGTTCACCCAGGCGTACGCGGGCGCACCGGTCTGCGCGCCGTCCCGCTGCACCCTGCTCACCGGGCTCCACACCGGACACGCGACGGTGCGGCAGAATCCGGAGGACGGGCCGCAAGGCTCGCTGACCGACGCCGACACCACCTTCGGCAACGTGCTGCGCGACGCCGGATATCGCACCGCCGTGATCGGCAAGTGGGGGTTCGGTCCGGAGGAACCCGACCAGCCCAGCAGCCCGAGGCGGCGCGGCTTCGACGAGTTCTTCGGCTACGTCACCCACGGCCACGCGCACGAATACTTCCCGGATCAGTTGTGGCACAACGACGAGCGGATTCCGATCCCGGAGAACCGCGACGGTGCCGCGCGGGTGTTCGCACCGGACCTGTTCGCCGAGCTCGCAACGGACTTCATCGCGCACCACCGGGACGACCCGTTCCTGCTGTTCTACACACCGAACCTGCCGCACGCCCCGCAGGAGGTTCCCAGCGACGAGCCGTACTCGGACCGGCCGTGGCCCCAGGGCGATCGCGCGCACGCGGCCCAGATCACCAGACTCGACGGCTACGTCGGCCGGGTCATGGAATCCTTGCGGCACAACGGAATCGCCGAGAACACGATCGTGCTGTTCGCCAGCGACAACGGCGGGCACGAGGAAGGGCGGCCGACGTTCGACCCGGAGCGCTTCCGCTCCAACGGCGCGCTGCGCGGGTACAAGCGGAACCTGTACGACGGCGGCATCCGGGTGCCGCTGCTCGCGTGGGCACCGGGCCTGCTGCCCGGCACGGTCGGTCGGGTCAGCGATCAGGTCTGCGCGTTCTGGGATCTGCTTCCGACGCTGGCGGATTTCGGCGGCGCCCGCGTTCCCGAAGGACTCGACGGCATATCGCTTCGTCCGGCGATGAGCGGCACCGCGCCAGCCGTCCCGCGCACGTTGTACTTCTACCGCCGCGAGCCCGGTGTCACGGAGCGGGCGAACGCCGAGGACGGCGGCAGGCTCCGGCACGTGGCCGAGGCCGTGCGCCGCGACGGCTGGAAGGCGGTGCGGTTCGCACCGGGCCGGGAGCACGACGTGCCGGACGAGCAGTGGCAGGTCGAGCTCTACGACCTCGACGCCGACATGTCCGAACGCCACGACGTGGCCGCGCAGCACCCGTCCGTGGTGCGAGAACTCGTCGCCGAGATGCACTCCGCGTGGGTCTCCCCCGGGTAG
- the bioD gene encoding dethiobiotin synthase produces MIVFVVGTDTGVGKTVTTAALAVRHGPGTIVVKPTQTGVGTDEPDISVVRHLAGCEVAEFTRLEDPLAPDTAARLRGVEIPTVGEHAARIRELARSRDTVLVEGAGGVRVRLDTAGGTLLDLAAELAEDHPVRTHVVTRIGLGTLNHTELTVDALRSRGLEPDGLVLGALPPDLGQAEQCNRTELLRVTGVPIVGAIPAGSGRLPPGLFRARAAMWLNELTPR; encoded by the coding sequence GTGATCGTCTTCGTCGTGGGGACCGACACCGGTGTCGGCAAGACCGTGACCACCGCCGCGCTGGCGGTCCGGCACGGGCCGGGCACGATCGTCGTCAAGCCGACGCAGACCGGTGTCGGCACCGACGAACCGGACATCTCCGTCGTGCGGCACCTGGCCGGCTGCGAGGTCGCCGAGTTCACCCGGCTCGAAGATCCGCTCGCGCCGGACACGGCGGCCCGGCTGCGCGGCGTCGAGATCCCCACCGTGGGCGAGCACGCCGCCCGCATCCGCGAACTCGCCCGCAGCCGCGACACCGTGCTCGTCGAAGGCGCGGGAGGAGTCCGCGTCCGCCTCGACACCGCGGGCGGCACCCTGCTGGACCTCGCCGCCGAACTCGCCGAGGACCACCCGGTGCGGACGCACGTCGTGACCCGGATCGGCCTCGGCACCCTCAACCACACCGAACTGACCGTCGACGCGCTGCGTTCACGCGGCCTGGAACCGGACGGGCTGGTGCTCGGCGCGCTGCCGCCGGACCTCGGGCAGGCCGAACAGTGCAACCGCACCGAACTGCTCCGCGTCACCGGAGTTCCCATCGTGGGCGCCATTCCCGCAGGTTCGGGCCGGTTGCCGCCGGGACTCTTCCGCGCGCGGGCCGCGATGTGGCTGAACGAGCTCACTCCGCGATGA
- a CDS encoding 8-amino-7-oxononanoate synthase, which produces MSGWDAWFTEQRAAREQAGLQRTLRPRAAAEDVIDLAGNDYLGLSAHPGVRRAAAGAALEWGAGSGASRLVTGTIDLHADLERELAEFTGREAALVFSTGYHANLSAVTALADKRSLIVSDAHAHASLIDAARLSRAAIEVVPHNDVAAVRAALAGAGDRRAIVLTESIFSVLGDAAPLPELAAACTEHDALLVVDEAHGLGVVGDGGRGLVHAHDLARHPQVVVTATLSKSLGAMGGAVLGSAALIDHLTNRARPFIFDTGLAPAPTAGALESLRRLRRQPELPSTVHRRGGELAERLGVPRSAGAVLSAPMPSPQVAVAAQAAALAAGVRVGCFRPPSVPDGISRLRITTRAGINEPRWSAAVEVLAGVVHEHRRSA; this is translated from the coding sequence ATGAGCGGCTGGGACGCGTGGTTCACCGAGCAACGCGCCGCGCGCGAGCAGGCGGGATTGCAGCGCACGTTGCGACCGAGGGCGGCCGCCGAGGACGTCATCGACCTGGCCGGGAACGACTACCTGGGGCTCAGCGCGCACCCCGGAGTGCGGCGGGCCGCGGCCGGCGCCGCCCTGGAGTGGGGCGCGGGCTCGGGGGCGTCCCGGCTGGTCACCGGCACCATCGACCTGCACGCCGACCTGGAACGCGAGCTGGCCGAGTTCACCGGCCGCGAAGCCGCGCTGGTGTTCTCCACCGGATACCACGCGAACCTGTCCGCGGTGACCGCGCTGGCGGACAAGCGGTCGCTGATCGTCTCCGACGCGCACGCGCACGCCTCGCTGATCGACGCCGCCCGGCTGTCCCGCGCCGCGATCGAGGTGGTCCCGCACAACGACGTGGCGGCGGTGCGGGCCGCCTTGGCCGGTGCCGGTGACCGGCGGGCGATCGTCCTGACCGAGTCGATCTTCTCGGTGCTCGGTGACGCCGCCCCGCTGCCGGAGCTGGCCGCGGCCTGCACGGAGCACGACGCGCTGCTCGTCGTCGACGAAGCCCACGGGCTCGGCGTCGTCGGAGACGGCGGCAGGGGACTCGTGCACGCCCACGACCTGGCCCGGCACCCGCAGGTGGTCGTCACGGCGACGCTGTCGAAGTCGCTGGGCGCGATGGGCGGCGCGGTGCTGGGGTCGGCGGCGTTGATCGATCACCTCACCAACCGCGCCCGCCCGTTCATCTTCGACACCGGGCTCGCCCCCGCTCCCACCGCCGGTGCGCTGGAGTCGCTTCGCCGGCTGCGGCGACAGCCCGAACTGCCCTCGACCGTCCACCGGCGCGGTGGCGAGCTGGCCGAACGGCTCGGCGTGCCGCGATCGGCGGGCGCGGTGCTCTCGGCGCCGATGCCGTCGCCGCAGGTCGCCGTCGCCGCCCAGGCCGCGGCGCTGGCGGCAGGAGTCCGGGTCGGGTGCTTCCGGCCGCCCTCGGTTCCGGACGGGATCTCCCGGCTCCGGATCACCACCCGGGCAGGCATCAACGAGCCGCGCTGGTCCGCCGCGGTCGAGGTGCTGGCCGGGGTCGTGCACGAACACCGGAGGTCAGCGTGA